From one Montipora capricornis isolate CH-2021 chromosome 10, ASM3666992v2, whole genome shotgun sequence genomic stretch:
- the LOC138020567 gene encoding uncharacterized protein, with product MAVTAKGNPQKYSKPSTVRFAQRRLRRYLRRRRLVSSLFFLFLTRHLFTHLPVRRVWTKPKSQLFWEETCQGWNERDWVRNFRISKEAFNRLCVELSPHILKKDTNFRTIANLFGVGKSTVCGIVKRVCKVIVRILLPRFIYVPQNRQEVKDIIHGFESHAGFLQVVGAVDGCHVPIIGPQQSPDDYINRKGFHSLILQGLVDFDYRFLDICVGWPGKVHDARVFKNSPLFALCCARTFLPLDMSVMISGVRVPPLILGDSAYALSEWLMKPYTDRRNLTPDESSFNIKHSTIRVVVENAFGRLKGRFRSISKRLDLNVAQLL from the coding sequence ATGGCAGTCACGGCTAAAGGAAACCCGCAAAAATACTCAAAACCGAGTACTGTGAGATTTGCACAGAGACGACTTCGTCGTTATCTTCGTCGCAGACGTctcgtttcttctttgttttttctgtttcttaCTCGTCATCTTTTCACGCATTTACCTGTTCGTCGTGTTTGGACCAAGCCAAAGTCGCAGTTGTTTTGGGAAGAGACGTGCCAGGGTTGGAATGAACGAGACTGGGTGAGGAACTTCCGGATTTCGAAAGAAGCATTCAATCGTCTGTGTGTGGAACTTTCCCCTCATATTTTGAAAAAGGACACAAACTTCAGAACGATCGCAAACCTATTTGGTGTTGGGAAATCCACTGTTTGTGGTATTGTAAAACGGGTATGCAAGGTCATTGTGAGAATTCTTCTTCCCAGATTTATTTACGTTCCCCAAAATCGACAGGAAGTCAAAGATATCATTCATGGTTTTGAAAGTCATGCGGGATTTCTGCAGGTAGTTGGCGCAGTCGATGGTTGCCATGTCCCCATAATTGGTCCTCAGCAAAGTCCGGATGACTACATCAATCGGAAAGGATTCCATTCGTTAATCCTTCAAGGCCTAGTGGATTTTGACTATCGTTTCTTGGATATTTGTGTTGGATGGCCGGGTAAAGTACACGATGCACGCGTTTTTAAAAACTCTCCACTATTTGCTCTATGCTGCGCTCGAACTTTCCTTCCACTCGACATGTCGGTGATGATATCTGGTGTACGAGTTCCTCCTCTGATATTAGGTGACTCAGCTTACGCCCTCAGCGAATGGCTGATGAAACCATACACAGATCGTAGAAATTTGACTCCGGATGAAAGCAGTTTCAATATCAAGCATAGTACTATTAGAGTGGTAGTTGAAAATGCCTTTGGTCGATTGAAGGGGAGGTTCAGGAGCATCAGTAAGAGACTAGACTTAAATGTTGCACAATTACTGTGA